Proteins from a single region of Pseudopedobacter saltans DSM 12145:
- a CDS encoding response regulator transcription factor: protein MLILIAEDDELILHTIEHKLVKEGHEVILSRNGREAIEKIKSLDIDLVITDIMMPFASGTEILSTIQDLGKNIPVIVLSSMGQEEVVIDAFDMGASDFMIKPFSPNELLLRIKKLANKPA, encoded by the coding sequence ATGTTAATTTTAATAGCAGAAGACGACGAATTGATATTACACACCATTGAGCATAAATTGGTTAAGGAAGGACACGAAGTTATATTATCGCGTAATGGTAGAGAGGCAATAGAAAAGATAAAAAGCTTAGATATAGATCTTGTGATTACAGATATTATGATGCCCTTTGCATCCGGCACCGAAATTCTATCAACAATCCAGGACCTGGGCAAAAACATTCCGGTTATTGTACTTTCCAGCATGGGCCAGGAAGAAGTCGTTATTGACGCTTTTGATATGGGTGCTTCCGATTTCATGATCAAGCCCTTTAGCCCCAATGAACTCTTGTTAAGAATTAAAAAATTAGCAAATAAGCCAGCTTAA